A DNA window from Strix aluco isolate bStrAlu1 chromosome 6, bStrAlu1.hap1, whole genome shotgun sequence contains the following coding sequences:
- the FZD7 gene encoding frizzled-7: protein MRAGGGGGGGAAAGGCPVLGLAALLAALLGTPAGAAAQQYHGEKGISVPDHGFCQPISIPLCTDIAYNQTILPNLLGHTNQEDAGLEVHQFYPLVKVQCSAELKFFLCSMYAPVCTVLEQAIPPCRSLCERARQGCEALMNKFGFQWPERLRCENFPVHGAGEICVGQNTSDAPPGPGGAAGRGATAHPTAGYLPDFLTPPQPPSGFSFSCPRQLKVPPYLGYRFLGERDCGAPCEPARPNGLMYFKEAEVRFARLWVGVWSVLCCASTLFTVLTYLVDMRRFSYPERPIIFLSGCYFMVAVAYAAGFLLEERVVCLERFSEDGYRTVAQGTKKEGCTILFMILYFFGMASSIWWVILSLTWFLAAGMKWGHEAIEANSQYFHLAAWAVPAVKTITILAMGQVDGDVLSGVCYVGIYSVDSLRGFVLAPLFVYLFIGTSFLLAGFVSLFRIRTIMKHDGTKTEKLEKLMVRIGVFSVLYTVPATIVLACYFYEQAFRGTWEKTWLLQTCKTYAVPCPSHFAPMSPDFTVFMIKYLMTMIVGITTGFWIWSGKTLQSWRRFYHRLSTGSKGETAV from the coding sequence ATGCGGgccggaggaggaggcggcggcggagcggccgccGGCGGCTGCCCCGTGCTGGGCCTGGCCGCGCTGCTGGCCGCCCTGCTGGGGACCCCCGCGGGCGCGGCGGCGCAGCAGTACCACGGCGAGAAGGGCATCTCCGTGCCGGACCACGGCTTCTGCCAGCCCATCTCCATCCCGCTCTGCACGGATATCGCCTACAACCAGACCATCCTGCCCAACCTGCTGGGCCACACCAACCAGGAGGACGCGGGGCTGGAGGTGCACCAGTTCTACCCGCTGGTCAAGGTGCAGTGCTCGGCCGAGCTCAAGTTCTTTCTCTGCTCCATGTACGCGCCGGTGTGCACCGTGCTGGAGCAGGCCATCCCGCCCTGCCGCTCCCTCTGCGAGCGGGCCCGCCAGGGCTGCGAGGCCCTCATGAACAAGTTCGGCTTCCAGTGGCCAGAGCGGCTTCGCTGCGAGAACTTCCCGGTCCACGGCGCAGGCGAGATCTGCGTGGGGCAGAACACGTCAGACGCCCCGCCGGGGCCTGGCGGTGCGGCAGGCCGGGGGGCCACGGCCCACCCCACGGCTGGCTACCTCCCCGATTTCCTcaccccgccgcagcccccctcCGGCTTCTCCTTCTCTTGCCCGCGGCAGCTCAAAGTGCCCCCTTACTTGGGCTACCGGTTCCTGGGGGAGCGGGACTGCGGCGCCCCCTGCGAGCCCGCCCGACCCAACGGGCTCATGTACTTCAAGGAGGCAGAGGTGCGATTTGCCCGGCTGTGGGTGGGCGTGTGGTCTGTGCTCTGCTGCGCCTCCACCCTCTTCACTGTGCTCACCTACCTGGTGGACATGCGCCGTTTCAGCTACCCAGAGCGGCCCATCATCTTCCTCTCGGGCTGCTACTTCATGGTGGCGGTGGCCTACGCGGCAGGTTTCTTGCTGGAGGAGCGGGTGGTGTGTTTGGAGCGCTTCTCTGAGGACGGCTACCGCACTGTGGCCCAAGGCACCAAGAAGGAAGGCTGCACCATCCTCTTCATGATCCTCTACTTCTTCGGCATGGCCAGCTCCATCTGGTGGGTCATCCTGTCCCTCACCTGGTTCCTGGCTGCCGGCATGAAGTGGGGCCACGAGGCCATCGAGGCCAACTCCCAGTACTTCCACTTGgctgcctgggctgtgcctgcTGTCAAAACCATCACCATCTTGGCCATGGGGCAGGTGGACGGGGACGTACTCAGTGGGGTGTGCTATGTAGGAATCTATAGTGTGGACTCGCTGCGGGGCTTTGTGCTGGCGCCCTTGTTTGTGTACCTCTTCATTGGCACTTCCTTCTTGCTTGCCGGCTTCGTGTCTTTGTTTCGCATCCGCACCATCATGAAGCACGACGGCACCAAGACAGAGAAACTAGAGAAGCTGATGGTGCGCATCGGCGTCTTCAGCGTCCTCTACACAGTGCCTGCCACCATTGTCCTGGCATGTTACTTCTATGAGCAGGCCTTCCGTGGCACCTGGGAGAAGACGTGGCTCCTCCAGACCTGcaaaacttatgccgtgccctgTCCCAGCCACTTCGCCCCTATGAGCCCAGACTTCACTGTCTTCATGATCAAGTACCTCATGACCATGATTGTTGGGATCACGACTGGCTTCTGGATCTGGTCTGGCAAAACCCTTCAGTCCTGGCGACGCTTCTACCACAGACTCAGCACTGGCAGCAAAGGCGAGACGGCAGTATGA